A portion of the Glycine max cultivar Williams 82 chromosome 10, Glycine_max_v4.0, whole genome shotgun sequence genome contains these proteins:
- the LOC100775959 gene encoding probable serine/threonine-protein kinase WNK9 isoform X1, with translation MNGVTHLEPDESEFVEVDPTGRYGRYNEILGKGASKTVYRAFDEYQGIEVAWNQVKLYDFLQSPEDLERLYCEIHLLKTLKHRNIMKFYTSWVDTANRNINFVTEMFTSGTLRQYRLKHKRVNIRAVKHWCRQILSGLLYLHSHDPPVIHRDLKCDNIFVNGNQGEVKIGDLGLAAILRKSHAAHCVGTPEFMAPEVYEEAYNELVDIYSFGMCILEMVTFEYPYSECTHPAQIYKKVISGKKPDALYRVKDPEVRQFVEKCLATVSLRLSARELLDDPFLQIDDYEYDLRTVDNGELDEFGPLMRQPFFDLHRSYSNFSNEYTNGFGYEGDWGPHPAEIEPSGIELFEYRDDDEPSEDVDISIKGKRKDDGGIFLRLRIADKEGRIRNIYFPFDIEMDTAISVATEMVAELDMTDQDVTRIADMIDGEIASLVPEWRPGPGIDETPRFANQGLCHNCVSNHTSSGSFLDFLSNNPDNKNLQLLDCCRHGCASMHGRFGEITFQSEEYDNHARGDLNISSQLDSLQYQELWNQHESRELSPVESDQSHSDEQYEQLDKPILAKDKAQDVWEDKFSPNAANSLRNLSGSHDFSTIRSTYCDLEDDYEKEIQKELRWLRAKYQMELRDHKDRQFGQCSHSCNSEHRTENGFLSPSLTETLKGGNNGTQLKPITTKWNCDSSSHPHVHESSPNSDTQRAQNCVAIKSPGEGMVTAKSFYTGSLLPHSLHRTVSLPVDAVDI, from the exons ATGAATGGGGTCACACACCTTGAACCAGATGAGTCTGAGTTTGTTGAAGTTGATCCAACTGGCAGATATGGCAGA TACAATGAAATCCTTGGCAAAGGAGCTTCAAAGACAGT ATATAGAGCATTCGATGAGTATCAAGGGATTGAAGTTGCTTGGAACCAGGTCAAGTTGTATGATTTCCTGCAAAGCCCTGAAGATCTTGAGAGGCTTTACTGTGAAATTCATCTCCTGAAAACATTGAAGCACAGAAACATTATGAAGTTCTACACTTCTTGGGTCGATACTGCTAATAGGAACATCAACTTCGTGACTGAAATGTTCACATCCGGTACACTTAGACA GTATAGGCTAAAGCACAAGAGAGTTAACATCAGAGCAGTGAAGCATTGGTGTAGACAGATCTTGAGCGGACTTCTCTATCTTCATAGTCACGACCCACCGGTGATCCATAGAGATCTAAAATGTGATAATATTTTTGTCAATGGAAACCAAGGGGAAGTGAAGATTGGGGATCTTGGTTTGGCAGCAATTCTCCGGAAATCTCATGCTGCTCATTGTGTAg GGACGCCTGAGTTCATGGCCCCTGAAGTATATGAAGAGGCATACAACGAGTTAGTTGACATATATTCCTTTGGGATGTGCATATTAGAGATGGTTACATTTGAATATCCTTATAGTGAATGTACTCATCCGGCTCAAATCTACAAAAAAGTTATTTCT GGGAAAAAGCCAGATGCTTTGTATAGAGTGAAGGATCCAGAAGTGCGGCAATTTGTTGAGAAATGCTTGGCCACAGTGTCTCTAAGGCTTTCTGCAAGGGAGCTTTTAGATGATCCATTTCTTCAAATTGACGATTATGAATATGATTTGAGAACTGTAGACAATGGGGAATTGGATGAATTTGGTCCTCTCATGAGACAGCCATTCTTTGATCTTCATCGAAGCTATAGTAACTTCAGTAATGAATACACGAATGGCTTTGGGTACGAAGGAGACTGGGGTCCTCATCCGGCTGAGATCGAACCTAGTGGAATTGAACTTTTTGAGTACCGTGATGATGATGAACCCTCTGAAGATGTTGACATAAGCATCAAGGGCAAGAGGAAAGATGATGGTGGTATCTTTTTGAGACTAAGAATTGCTGATAAAGAAG GTCGCATCCGAAATATTTATTTCCCATTTGACATAGAGATGGACACAGCAATAAGTGTGGCAACTGAAATGGTTGCAGAGCTGGACATGACTGATCAGGATGTTACCAGAATAGCAGATATGATAGATGGGGAAATTGCTTCCTTGGTACCTGAATGGAGACCAGGACCAGGAATTGATGAGACTCCCCGTTTTGCTAATCAAGGTTTATGTCACAATTGTGTGTCTAATCATACTTCTAGCGGTTCTTTTCTGGATTTTCTTTCAAACAATCCAGATAACAAGAACTTGCAACTTCTCGATTGTTGTAGGCATGGATGTGCTTCAATGCATGGACGGTTTGGGGAGATTACCTTCCAATCTGAAGAGTATGACAATCATGCTAGAGGGGATCTGAACATATCAAGCCAATTAGACAGCTTGCAGTATCAGGAGTTATGGAATCAGCATGAAAGTCGTGAATTGAGTCCGGTAGAGTCTGATCAAAGTCATTCTGATGAACAATATGAGCAATTAGATAAACCGATTCTTGCTAAAGACAAAGCACAGGATGTTTGGGAAGACAAGTTTTCCCCCAATGCAGCAAATTCTCTAAGAAATTTATCAGGAAGTCATGATTTCTCTACTATCCGATCGACCTATTGTGACCTTGAGGATGACTATGAGAAAGAGATCCAAAAGGAACTCAGATGGCTCAGAGCCAAGTACCAAATGGAGTTAAGGGATCACAAGGATCGACAGTTTGGGCAATGTTCGCATAGTTGTAACAGTGAGCACAGAACAGAAAATGGCTTTTTGTCACCTTCACTGACAGAAACATTAAAAGGAGGCAACAATGGGACTCAGTTGAAACCCATTACTACCAAGTGGAATTGTGATTCCAGTAGTCACCCTCATGTCCATGAAAGCAGCCCCAATTCGGACACCCAAAGGGCCCAAAATTGTGTGGCGATTAAATCCCCTGGAGAAGGTATGGTTACTGCAAAGAGTTTTTACACGGGCTCATTGCTTCCACACTCTTTGCACAGGACAGTTTCCCTCCCAGTTGATGCTgttgatatataa
- the LOC100775959 gene encoding serine/threonine-protein kinase WNK1 isoform X2, whose protein sequence is MNGVTHLEPDESEFVEVDPTGRYGRYNEILGKGASKTVYRAFDEYQGIEVAWNQVKLYDFLQSPEDLERLYCEIHLLKTLKHRNIMKFYTSWVDTANRNINFVTEMFTSGTLRQYRLKHKRVNIRAVKHWCRQILSGLLYLHSHDPPVIHRDLKCDNIFVNGNQGEVKIGDLGLAAILRKSHAAHCVGTPEFMAPEVYEEAYNELVDIYSFGMCILEMVTFEYPYSECTHPAQIYKKVISGKKPDALYRVKDPEVRQFVEKCLATVSLRLSARELLDDPFLQIDDYEYDLRTVDNGELDEFGPLMRQPFFDLHRSYSNFSNEYTNGFGYEGDWGPHPAEIEPSGIELFEYRDDDEPSEDVDISIKGKRKDDGGIFLRLRIADKEGRIRNIYFPFDIEMDTAISVATEMVAELDMTDQDVTRIADMIDGEIASLVPEWRPGPGIDETPRFANQGMDVLQCMDGLGRLPSNLKSMTIMLEGI, encoded by the exons ATGAATGGGGTCACACACCTTGAACCAGATGAGTCTGAGTTTGTTGAAGTTGATCCAACTGGCAGATATGGCAGA TACAATGAAATCCTTGGCAAAGGAGCTTCAAAGACAGT ATATAGAGCATTCGATGAGTATCAAGGGATTGAAGTTGCTTGGAACCAGGTCAAGTTGTATGATTTCCTGCAAAGCCCTGAAGATCTTGAGAGGCTTTACTGTGAAATTCATCTCCTGAAAACATTGAAGCACAGAAACATTATGAAGTTCTACACTTCTTGGGTCGATACTGCTAATAGGAACATCAACTTCGTGACTGAAATGTTCACATCCGGTACACTTAGACA GTATAGGCTAAAGCACAAGAGAGTTAACATCAGAGCAGTGAAGCATTGGTGTAGACAGATCTTGAGCGGACTTCTCTATCTTCATAGTCACGACCCACCGGTGATCCATAGAGATCTAAAATGTGATAATATTTTTGTCAATGGAAACCAAGGGGAAGTGAAGATTGGGGATCTTGGTTTGGCAGCAATTCTCCGGAAATCTCATGCTGCTCATTGTGTAg GGACGCCTGAGTTCATGGCCCCTGAAGTATATGAAGAGGCATACAACGAGTTAGTTGACATATATTCCTTTGGGATGTGCATATTAGAGATGGTTACATTTGAATATCCTTATAGTGAATGTACTCATCCGGCTCAAATCTACAAAAAAGTTATTTCT GGGAAAAAGCCAGATGCTTTGTATAGAGTGAAGGATCCAGAAGTGCGGCAATTTGTTGAGAAATGCTTGGCCACAGTGTCTCTAAGGCTTTCTGCAAGGGAGCTTTTAGATGATCCATTTCTTCAAATTGACGATTATGAATATGATTTGAGAACTGTAGACAATGGGGAATTGGATGAATTTGGTCCTCTCATGAGACAGCCATTCTTTGATCTTCATCGAAGCTATAGTAACTTCAGTAATGAATACACGAATGGCTTTGGGTACGAAGGAGACTGGGGTCCTCATCCGGCTGAGATCGAACCTAGTGGAATTGAACTTTTTGAGTACCGTGATGATGATGAACCCTCTGAAGATGTTGACATAAGCATCAAGGGCAAGAGGAAAGATGATGGTGGTATCTTTTTGAGACTAAGAATTGCTGATAAAGAAG GTCGCATCCGAAATATTTATTTCCCATTTGACATAGAGATGGACACAGCAATAAGTGTGGCAACTGAAATGGTTGCAGAGCTGGACATGACTGATCAGGATGTTACCAGAATAGCAGATATGATAGATGGGGAAATTGCTTCCTTGGTACCTGAATGGAGACCAGGACCAGGAATTGATGAGACTCCCCGTTTTGCTAATCAAG GCATGGATGTGCTTCAATGCATGGACGGTTTGGGGAGATTACCTTCCAATCTGAAGAGTATGACAATCATGCTAGAGGGGATCTGA
- the LOC102662977 gene encoding loricrin-like has translation MVATLVVVVVVVVVIEVVLVVVVVVSMSMCWCDGGGFDNGGGGCGDNSGSYDDIGGGCGGDVRGGIIGSGGGDSNSDIDGGDGDSSVGDDDGRRTN, from the coding sequence ATGGTAGCGACATtggtagtggtggtggtggtggtggtggtgatagaGGTGGTATTAGTGGTGGTAGTGGTTGTATCAATGTCAATGTGTTGGTGTGATGGTGGTGGCTTtgacaatggtggtggtggttgtggtGACAATAGTGGTAGTTATGATGACATTGGTGGTGGTTGTGGTGGCGATGTCAGAGGTGGTATTATTggtagtggtggtggtgatagTAATAGTGACATTGATGGCGGTGATGGTGATAGCAGTGTCGGTGACGACGATGGTCGAAGAACCAACTAA